From the genome of Paracidovorax avenae:
GCCACGCGGACTCGCTGGCTGAGGTCCGCTCGGCATTGGTCAAGACCCAGGACGAGGTGGCGCGGGTGCTCAATGTCAAACAGAACGCCGTGGCTCAGCTGGAGAAGCGTTCGGACTTGCTGCTCTCGACGCTGCGCAAGTACGTGGAAGCCATGGGCGGAGAACTGGCCGTGGCTGTCAGAACCGGTGCTGGCACCGTGATCATGCTTGATAGCCTGAGCTCCCTCGCCAAGCCATCGGCGCCGCGTCGTGCGCGCGCATCCGGCGTGGCTCGCAAGTCGGCGGCTCGCCCTGCCAGCAAATCCAAGCTCAAGGTCAAGCACGAAGGAACTGCGGTTGCCTGACGATCGGGCTCGACGGCGGAATGACAGGGGTTGCGTACGCTGCTGCCAATCAGAGCTACCTCAAGACCGCTGCGGTCTATCTACGCCAGGGGTAGACTCATTTCGAGGCGCTGCTGGCTCGCATTCACCAGCACATCGCCGCGATGCGAGCACACCGCAGCCTCACCTGACCCATTCGCGTAGCGGTTGCGCGAACATGAGGACGCTGATGCCCATTGGGCTTGCGCCGTAGAAGCCACCGCGCTTGGCCGCGAATACATCCGCCCTCGGATGCATCGTTGCGAATCCATGCCAACCATGTCGCGACATCTTCGTTTCGAGGCTAGGCAATAGAACCTGTCGCGGCATATCCAGCTGGGTTGAGCCAGGATGCGATACTCCTTGGATGTTGGACGGTGTCGATTTACGCTGATGGCATGACGTATCGAGAAGTGCCGATCGGCGCGGCCCAGCGCGAAATGATTGGCGACCGAGTCGTCATCCAGCTACCGACGCCTATCCTGTCAGCGGAGATGCAGCGATTCTCGCTCACTGCAGCGCTTCTGATCCTGGACGCGCAACATTGCCGCGCGGCCGTCATCGGGGCGCTTTAAGGGGTGCGGGACTACGAGGTTCATCAGCGCGTGCTGGCCGAGCTCTGCATCTACTACGACCTGCAGGAGCGTCTGGTGCGGCTGCTGGAGAGCGCGATGGACGAGTCGCTTTTCGACGTGATCAGCCTGCCCACTGAGCACTTAGGCGCCCAGCTCGCATCCAGGGGTCGCGTTGGCGAGCGACATGGCACGATCTGTACGCGCAAAGCGGGCCGCGCTGGAATTTCTGGAGGGCACGCAGTGACGTGGTCGATGCTCAACGAAGCCGAAGTGGCTGTG
Proteins encoded in this window:
- a CDS encoding helix-turn-helix domain-containing protein, translating into MSTTLQSIIEEFSAEDQKLIQSKASVLAEEMVRHADSLAEVRSALVKTQDEVARVLNVKQNAVAQLEKRSDLLLSTLRKYVEAMGGELAVAVRTGAGTVIMLDSLSSLAKPSAPRRARASGVARKSAARPASKSKLKVKHEGTAVA